A genome region from Staphylococcus capitis subsp. capitis includes the following:
- a CDS encoding helicase C-terminal domain-containing protein — protein MGIATYAVVDLETTGNQLDYDEIIQIGITFVSNHKIIDTYHSMIRTDLEIPPFIQALTSIEEDMLAQAPYFNEVAEDIYDQIKDCIFVAHNISFDLNFIKNAFNNCDIQFKPKKVMDTLELFKIAFPTDKSYQLSELAQAHDIPLDKAHRADEDATTTAKLMIKAFKKFESLPLDTQKQLYYLSKNLKYDLYNILFEMVRTNQSKPLDDQFGQFEQIIYRKQVDLKGPQTNFEGSLKTLYKKATKALNMTYRPQQLYLSEIILDQLMHSDKAMIEAPLGSGKSLAYLLAALMYNIETGRHVMISTNTKILQSQLLEKDIPALNEALKFKINASLIKSKNDYISLGLISQILKDDTNNYEVSILKMQLLIWITETTTGDIQELNLKGGQKMYFDQKIETYVPVRHDIHYYNFIKRNAQNIQIGITNHAHLIHSDAENSIYQLFDDCIIDEAHRLPDYALNQVTNELNYSDIKYQLGLIGRNENEKLLKAIDKLEQQRILEKLDIAPIDVFGLKSNINDIHDLNERLFTTIYEIIQSSEVYDDEVHKYHYVYQFETDNILKDLHAIIDKLNKTLEIFNGISHKTIKSIRKQLLYLNDRFKQIEQSLKDNHTSYISIKNLTQKSTIRLLVKDFAVKDILTTQVLDKFNSLTFISGTLTFNHSFDNFKNWFNDHTEFNTFEVSTSMKASKNTSVFIPTDVASYNYKNIEDYVASIVDYLVEYVTMTQSKCLVLFTSYKMMHMVQDMLNELPPFEDYVILTQQQNQNYKIVQQFNNFEKSILLGTSTFFEGFDFQADGIKCVMIAKLPFMSKHNTKYWLMDTEFTSTFKDYVLPDAVTRFRQGLGRLIRNEDDKGLIVSFDDRLINSNFKNFFAQTLENYRQKKGDIQQFNKLLGHIQKSIKKGK, from the coding sequence ATGGGAATTGCAACCTATGCAGTTGTTGATTTAGAAACAACTGGTAATCAACTAGATTATGATGAAATTATTCAAATAGGCATTACTTTCGTAAGCAATCATAAAATTATTGATACTTATCATTCAATGATTCGCACTGATTTAGAAATTCCTCCATTTATTCAAGCTTTGACATCTATAGAAGAGGACATGCTCGCTCAAGCACCTTATTTCAATGAAGTTGCTGAGGATATTTACGACCAAATTAAAGATTGCATTTTCGTGGCACATAATATTTCTTTTGATCTTAATTTCATTAAAAATGCTTTCAATAACTGTGACATTCAATTCAAACCTAAGAAAGTGATGGATACACTTGAATTGTTTAAAATCGCGTTCCCAACAGATAAAAGTTACCAGTTAAGCGAGCTCGCTCAAGCACATGATATACCATTAGACAAAGCACATCGTGCCGATGAAGATGCTACAACGACTGCAAAGTTAATGATTAAGGCCTTCAAAAAGTTTGAAAGTTTACCTTTAGATACGCAAAAGCAACTTTATTATTTAAGTAAAAACCTTAAATATGATTTATACAATATCCTTTTCGAAATGGTAAGAACAAATCAATCGAAACCCTTGGATGACCAATTTGGCCAATTCGAACAAATCATATATCGTAAACAAGTAGATTTAAAAGGTCCACAAACAAATTTTGAAGGTTCTCTTAAAACGCTTTATAAAAAAGCTACGAAAGCTCTAAATATGACTTATCGTCCTCAACAACTTTATCTTTCAGAAATTATTCTTGATCAACTGATGCATAGTGATAAAGCAATGATTGAAGCGCCTCTAGGAAGTGGTAAGTCCCTTGCATATTTACTTGCAGCACTCATGTACAATATTGAGACTGGGCGACACGTGATGATATCTACAAATACTAAAATACTGCAGAGTCAGTTACTTGAAAAAGATATTCCTGCATTAAACGAGGCATTAAAATTTAAAATCAACGCATCTCTGATCAAAAGTAAAAATGATTACATTTCACTTGGTTTGATTAGTCAAATCTTAAAAGATGATACTAATAACTATGAAGTTAGCATTCTAAAAATGCAATTATTAATTTGGATTACAGAAACAACTACAGGTGATATCCAAGAATTAAACTTAAAAGGCGGACAGAAAATGTATTTCGATCAAAAGATTGAAACTTACGTTCCTGTACGTCATGACATCCATTACTACAATTTTATAAAACGTAACGCTCAAAATATTCAAATCGGTATTACGAATCACGCACATTTAATTCATTCGGATGCAGAAAATTCAATATATCAATTATTCGACGATTGTATCATTGATGAAGCACACCGATTACCAGATTATGCCCTAAATCAAGTCACTAATGAATTGAACTATTCTGATATTAAATATCAATTAGGCTTAATCGGTAGAAACGAAAATGAAAAACTACTTAAAGCTATAGACAAATTAGAACAACAACGTATTCTTGAGAAATTAGATATAGCACCTATTGATGTATTCGGACTTAAATCAAACATCAATGACATCCATGACTTGAATGAGCGTTTATTTACAACGATTTATGAAATTATTCAGTCATCTGAAGTCTATGACGATGAAGTTCATAAGTATCATTATGTTTACCAATTTGAGACTGATAATATATTAAAAGATTTACACGCTATCATTGATAAACTAAATAAAACGTTGGAAATTTTTAATGGCATTAGCCATAAAACAATTAAATCGATTCGTAAACAGTTACTTTATCTCAACGATAGATTTAAACAAATAGAGCAAAGTTTAAAAGATAATCATACAAGTTATATTTCAATCAAAAATCTAACTCAAAAGTCTACAATTCGTTTGCTTGTTAAAGACTTTGCAGTAAAAGATATTTTGACAACTCAAGTTCTTGATAAATTTAATTCGCTCACTTTTATTTCCGGTACGTTAACTTTCAATCATTCATTTGATAACTTTAAGAATTGGTTTAACGATCATACCGAATTTAATACATTTGAAGTATCGACATCGATGAAAGCCTCTAAAAATACGAGCGTTTTTATTCCTACTGATGTAGCTTCTTATAATTATAAGAATATTGAAGACTACGTGGCATCAATTGTGGATTATCTTGTCGAATATGTCACTATGACTCAATCAAAATGTCTCGTCTTATTTACAAGTTACAAGATGATGCATATGGTTCAAGATATGTTAAACGAATTACCACCATTTGAGGACTACGTGATACTCACTCAACAACAGAATCAAAATTATAAAATAGTTCAGCAATTTAATAACTTTGAAAAATCTATCTTGTTAGGTACATCAACATTCTTTGAAGGCTTCGACTTTCAAGCTGATGGTATTAAGTGTGTCATGATAGCTAAGCTACCATTTATGAGTAAACACAATACGAAATATTGGCTTATGGACACTGAATTTACGTCAACGTTCAAAGATTACGTCCTTCCAGACGCTGTCACTCGATTTAGACAAGGATTAGGTCGTTTGATACGTAATGAGGATGATAAAGGGCTTATAGTATCATTCGATGATCGTTTAATCAATAGTAATTTTAAGAATTTCTTTGCTCAAACCTTGGAAAATTATCGCCAGAAAAAAGGGGATATTCAACAATTCAATAAATTACTCGGACATATTCAGAAATCAATTAAAAAAGGAAAATAG
- the nth gene encoding endonuclease III — MISKKKALEMIDVIANMFPDAECELKHDNAFELTIAVLLSAQCTDNLVNRVTRSLFEKYKTPEDYLNVSDEELQNDIRSIGLYRNKAKNIKKLCRSLLDQFDGRIPETQKELESLAGVGRKTANVVMSVAFGEPSLAVDTHVERVSKRLGINRWKDNVRQVEDRLCDIIPRERWNRSHHQLIFFGRYHCLARKPKCDICPLLDDCREGQKRYKASLKEA; from the coding sequence ATGATAAGTAAAAAGAAAGCATTAGAAATGATAGATGTCATTGCGAATATGTTTCCAGACGCAGAATGTGAATTAAAACATGATAATGCATTCGAACTCACTATTGCTGTATTACTCTCAGCTCAATGTACGGATAATTTAGTCAACCGTGTGACACGTTCACTCTTTGAAAAGTATAAAACACCGGAAGATTACCTTAATGTTAGCGATGAAGAGCTTCAAAATGATATACGTTCAATAGGACTATATCGTAATAAAGCGAAAAATATAAAAAAATTATGTCGTTCATTACTCGATCAATTTGATGGACGTATACCAGAGACTCAAAAAGAATTAGAAAGTTTAGCAGGTGTCGGTCGAAAAACTGCAAATGTGGTAATGAGTGTAGCATTTGGAGAACCTTCTTTAGCTGTGGACACGCATGTTGAAAGAGTTTCTAAACGTTTAGGTATTAATCGATGGAAAGACAATGTTAGACAAGTTGAGGATCGTCTATGTGATATCATCCCACGTGAAAGATGGAATAGAAGTCATCATCAACTTATTTTCTTTGGAAGATATCATTGTTTAGCTAGAAAACCTAAATGTGATATATGTCCTTTATTAGATGATTGTAGAGAAGGTCAGAAACGTTATAAAGCTAGTTTGAAGGAAGCGTGA
- a CDS encoding DnaD domain-containing protein — protein MDLFQLKTRPVVIRRELLDHYAELGIDEQDLVILIKLIYASETSNKQPSIELLQKGSHMQPREITAVIQNLIQHELLELNVSKDEEGKFTEYMNLDPFYEKLSLILKKQNLNNQEQDSKEQFKQLFQLMEQSFGRPLSPYEIETLNQWIDVDQHDLSVIQAALDEALSQNKLSFKYIDRILLNWKKNNVKTVDDSKKIREQFNQKQPKMRHVVKQVPKFDWLNGEKPDDK, from the coding sequence TTGGATTTGTTTCAACTTAAAACACGTCCTGTCGTAATTCGAAGAGAATTATTAGATCATTATGCGGAATTAGGTATAGATGAACAAGATTTAGTGATTTTGATTAAATTGATTTACGCATCAGAGACGTCTAATAAGCAGCCCTCTATAGAATTGCTTCAAAAAGGGTCTCATATGCAACCTCGTGAAATCACTGCCGTCATTCAAAATTTAATACAACACGAATTATTAGAATTAAATGTGAGTAAAGACGAAGAAGGTAAATTCACTGAGTATATGAATTTAGATCCTTTTTATGAGAAATTAAGCCTAATACTAAAGAAACAAAATTTAAATAACCAAGAGCAAGATAGTAAAGAGCAATTTAAACAGCTATTTCAATTGATGGAACAATCCTTTGGGAGACCACTTTCACCCTACGAAATAGAAACATTAAACCAATGGATAGATGTGGATCAACATGATTTATCCGTCATTCAAGCAGCATTAGACGAAGCACTGAGTCAAAACAAATTAAGTTTTAAATATATAGATCGCATACTGTTAAATTGGAAGAAGAACAATGTTAAAACAGTAGATGACTCCAAAAAAATAAGAGAACAATTTAATCAGAAGCAACCTAAAATGAGACATGTAGTTAAACAAGTTCCCAAATTTGATTGGTTAAATGGAGAGAAACCAGATGATAAGTAA
- the asnS gene encoding asparagine--tRNA ligase, producing MKTTIKQAKQHLNQEVTIGAWLTNKRSSGKIAFLQLRDGTGFMQGVVVKSEVDEETFQLAKEITQESSLYVTGTITEDNRSDLGYEMQVKSIEVIHEAHDYPITPKNHGTEFLMDHRHLWLRSKKQHAVMKIRNEIIRATYEFFNDNGFTKIDPPILTASAPEGTSELFHTKYFDQDAFLSQSGQLYMEAAAMADGRVFSFGPTFRAEKSKTRRHLIEFWMIEPEMAFTNHAESLEVQEQYVTHVVQSVLKNCELELKALDRDTTKLEKVATPFPRISYDDAIEFLKEQGFDDIEWGEDFGAPHETAIANHYDLPVFITNYPTQIKPFYMQPNPDNEDTVLCADLIAPEGYGEIIGGSERINDLDLLEQRIKEHELDEESYSYYLDLRRYGSVPHSGFGLGLERTVAWISGVEHVRETSPFPRLLNRLYP from the coding sequence ATGAAGACTACGATTAAACAAGCGAAACAACATCTAAACCAAGAAGTAACTATTGGTGCTTGGTTAACAAATAAACGTTCTAGCGGTAAAATCGCGTTCTTACAATTACGTGATGGTACTGGATTTATGCAAGGGGTTGTAGTGAAATCAGAAGTTGATGAAGAGACCTTCCAATTAGCTAAAGAGATTACTCAAGAATCTTCATTATATGTAACAGGAACAATCACTGAAGATAATCGTTCTGATTTAGGCTATGAAATGCAAGTAAAATCAATTGAAGTCATTCATGAAGCACATGATTACCCAATCACACCTAAGAATCACGGTACTGAATTCTTAATGGATCACCGTCATTTATGGTTACGTTCTAAGAAACAACATGCCGTGATGAAAATTAGAAATGAAATTATTCGTGCAACATATGAATTCTTTAACGACAATGGCTTTACTAAAATTGATCCACCAATTTTAACTGCAAGTGCACCTGAAGGTACAAGTGAGTTATTCCATACTAAATACTTCGACCAAGATGCATTCTTATCTCAAAGTGGCCAATTATATATGGAAGCTGCAGCTATGGCAGATGGTCGCGTATTTTCTTTCGGTCCAACGTTCCGTGCTGAAAAATCTAAAACACGTCGCCATTTAATTGAATTTTGGATGATTGAACCAGAAATGGCATTTACGAATCATGCTGAGAGTTTAGAGGTACAAGAACAATATGTCACTCATGTTGTACAATCAGTACTTAAAAATTGTGAATTAGAACTTAAAGCACTTGACCGTGATACGACTAAGTTAGAAAAAGTAGCAACACCATTCCCAAGAATTTCATATGATGATGCGATTGAATTCTTAAAAGAACAAGGCTTTGATGATATTGAGTGGGGCGAAGATTTCGGAGCACCTCATGAAACTGCAATCGCTAATCATTATGATTTACCAGTGTTTATAACTAATTACCCAACTCAAATTAAGCCGTTCTATATGCAACCTAACCCTGACAATGAAGATACAGTATTATGTGCTGATTTAATTGCTCCAGAAGGCTATGGCGAAATCATTGGCGGTTCTGAACGTATTAATGATTTAGATTTATTAGAACAACGTATTAAAGAACATGAATTAGATGAAGAAAGTTATAGTTATTATTTAGATCTTCGTCGTTATGGCAGTGTACCACATAGTGGTTTTGGTCTTGGTTTAGAAAGAACAGTTGCGTGGATTTCAGGAGTCGAACACGTACGTGAAACTTCACCATTCCCACGTTTATTAAATCGTTTATACCCATAA
- a CDS encoding YpoC family protein has translation MIKKDDFEQLETLLDKLASQKKLKSQEAQPIIDDYFEMILNYFKQINEISEINFDHLNEYPVVPMNFDERYHYMIARKYHFMGYRQMKTLKSELIKMNASYQIRKKRNR, from the coding sequence GTGATTAAGAAAGATGATTTCGAACAATTAGAAACACTACTCGATAAGTTAGCGAGTCAGAAGAAGTTAAAATCTCAAGAGGCTCAACCTATTATTGATGATTATTTTGAGATGATACTTAATTACTTTAAACAAATTAATGAAATCAGTGAAATCAATTTTGATCACTTAAATGAGTATCCTGTAGTACCTATGAATTTTGATGAACGGTATCATTATATGATTGCTAGAAAATATCATTTTATGGGATATAGACAAATGAAAACGTTAAAAAGTGAGTTAATTAAAATGAATGCCTCTTATCAAATAAGGAAGAAGCGCAATCGTTAA
- a CDS encoding transglycosylase domain-containing protein, with the protein MTENKGSSQPKKNNSKNGGKSDEQKNRNVKRTIIKIIGFMIIAFFVLLLLGILLFAYYAWKAPAFTESKLEDPIPAKIYDKNGDLVKTLDNGQRHEHVNIKDVPKHMKYAVLATEDNRFYHHGALDYKRLFGAIGKNLTGGFGAQGASTLTQQVVKDSFLTQQKSIGRKAQEAYLSYRLEQEYSKDEIFQVYLNKIYYSDGVTGVKAAAKYYFNKDLKDLNLAEEAYLAGLPQVPNLYNIYNNPKEANSRKDTVLYLMHKHHRITDKEYADAKKLDLKANLVERSKKDRQMNANNNDSEYDSYVNFVESELMNNKYFKDKNLGNVLQSGIKIYTNMDKDVQKTLQDRVNNGGSNYYKNDDQQVGATILDSKTGGLVAISGGRDYKNVVERNQATDAHPTGSSLKPFLAYGPAIENMQWATNHAIQDESSYWVDGSEFKNYDTKSHGKVSAYDALRQSFNIPALKTWQQVKKQAGNDAPKKFASKVGLDYNSKIGPSEVLGGSSSEFSPTQLASAFAAIANGGTYNNAHSIQKVVTNDGDTIEYDHTSHKAMKDYTAYMLAEILKGTFKAYGSAYGHGVSGVNMGAKTGTGTYGSEIYQKYNLPDSAAKDVWINGFSPQYSMSIWMGFNKVKQYGTNSFVGHTEQEYPQHLFEDVMSDISSKDGEDFKKPNDVNGSDADNLSVKGHPDNDTTNRSVHGDSDSSSGNSSSSNSGNSSSNNSSSSQSSSGNALTRLFNLNAIFDNKAS; encoded by the coding sequence ATGACGGAAAATAAAGGGTCTTCCCAACCTAAAAAAAATAATAGTAAAAATGGTGGGAAGTCCGACGAACAAAAGAATAGGAATGTTAAAAGAACGATTATCAAGATAATCGGCTTTATGATTATCGCCTTTTTCGTTCTGTTGTTACTTGGTATCTTGTTGTTTGCTTACTATGCATGGAAAGCGCCAGCATTTACTGAGTCGAAACTAGAAGACCCAATTCCGGCTAAGATTTATGATAAGAATGGGGATCTAGTTAAAACGTTAGATAACGGTCAACGTCATGAACACGTCAACATTAAAGACGTACCAAAACACATGAAATATGCCGTTTTAGCAACAGAGGATAATCGATTCTATCATCACGGTGCGCTAGACTATAAACGCTTATTTGGTGCTATTGGGAAGAACTTAACTGGTGGATTTGGTGCTCAGGGTGCGTCAACTTTAACACAACAAGTTGTAAAAGATTCATTCTTAACACAACAAAAATCTATCGGTCGTAAAGCTCAAGAAGCTTACCTTTCATACCGTCTTGAACAAGAATATAGTAAAGATGAAATATTCCAAGTTTACTTGAATAAAATTTACTATTCTGATGGTGTTACTGGTGTCAAAGCTGCAGCTAAATATTACTTCAACAAGGACTTGAAGGACTTAAACTTAGCTGAAGAAGCTTATCTTGCAGGTTTACCACAGGTTCCAAACTTATATAACATCTACAATAACCCTAAAGAAGCGAATAGCCGTAAAGACACAGTGCTCTATTTAATGCATAAACATCACAGAATTACTGATAAAGAATATGCTGATGCTAAGAAACTTGATCTAAAAGCGAACTTAGTAGAACGCTCTAAGAAAGATCGTCAAATGAACGCTAATAATAATGATTCAGAGTATGATTCTTACGTTAACTTCGTTGAATCAGAATTAATGAATAATAAATACTTCAAAGACAAGAACTTAGGCAACGTCCTACAAAGTGGTATAAAAATTTACACTAACATGGACAAAGACGTTCAAAAAACGCTTCAAGATCGTGTTAATAATGGTGGTTCTAACTATTATAAAAATGATGACCAACAAGTTGGTGCTACGATCTTAGATAGTAAAACTGGTGGTCTTGTAGCTATTTCAGGCGGACGTGACTACAAAAATGTCGTAGAACGTAACCAAGCTACAGATGCTCACCCTACTGGTTCATCATTAAAACCATTCTTAGCTTATGGTCCAGCTATTGAAAATATGCAATGGGCTACTAACCACGCAATCCAAGACGAATCTTCATATTGGGTTGATGGTTCAGAATTCAAAAACTATGACACTAAAAGTCATGGTAAAGTTTCTGCTTATGATGCTTTACGTCAAAGTTTCAATATTCCTGCTCTTAAAACTTGGCAACAAGTTAAGAAACAAGCAGGTAACGATGCGCCTAAGAAATTCGCTTCTAAAGTTGGCTTAGATTACAACAGTAAAATAGGTCCATCTGAAGTACTTGGTGGTTCATCTTCTGAATTCTCACCTACTCAATTAGCTTCAGCGTTCGCTGCAATTGCTAATGGTGGTACTTATAACAATGCTCACTCTATTCAAAAAGTAGTCACTAATGATGGTGACACTATTGAATATGATCATACTAGTCACAAAGCGATGAAAGATTATACAGCTTATATGTTAGCTGAAATCTTGAAAGGTACATTCAAAGCATACGGTTCAGCTTATGGACACGGTGTTTCAGGAGTTAATATGGGTGCTAAAACTGGTACTGGTACTTATGGTTCTGAAATTTATCAAAAATATAACTTACCAGACAGTGCAGCTAAAGACGTATGGATTAACGGATTCAGCCCTCAATATTCAATGTCAATTTGGATGGGCTTCAATAAAGTTAAACAATACGGTACTAACTCATTTGTAGGACATACTGAGCAAGAATATCCACAACATTTATTCGAAGATGTAATGTCTGATATCTCTTCTAAAGATGGTGAAGACTTCAAGAAACCTAATGATGTTAATGGTAGTGATGCGGATAACTTATCTGTTAAAGGTCACCCAGACAACGACACTACTAACCGTAGTGTTCACGGAGATAGTGATTCGTCATCAGGCAATAGCTCATCTTCAAACTCAGGTAATAGTTCTAGCAATAACAGTAGCTCTTCTCAAAGTAGCTCTGGTAACGCACTAACTCGTTTATTTAACTTAAATGCTATATTTGATAACAAAGCATCATAA
- a CDS encoding biotin--[acetyl-CoA-carboxylase] ligase, whose amino-acid sequence MSKYSQDVVRMLYENQPNYISGQFIADQLNITRAGVKKIIDQLKNDGCDIESVNHKGHQLNALPDQWYSGIVQPIVKDFDSIDQIEVYNSVDSTQTKAKKALVGNKSSFLILSDEQTEGRGRFNRNWSSSKGKGLWMSLVLRPNVPFAMIPKFNLFIALGIRDAIQQFSNDRVAIKWPNDIYIGKKKICGFLTEMVANYDAIEAIICGIGINMNHVEDDFNDEIRHIATSMRLHADDKINRYDFLKILLYEINKRYKQFLEQPFEMIREEYIAATNMWNRQLRFTENGHQFIGKAFDIDQDGFLLVKDDEGNLHRLMSADIDL is encoded by the coding sequence ATGTCAAAGTATAGTCAAGACGTAGTAAGAATGTTATATGAGAATCAACCAAATTACATCTCAGGACAATTTATAGCTGATCAACTTAATATAACACGAGCAGGCGTTAAAAAAATTATCGATCAATTAAAAAACGATGGTTGTGACATCGAATCCGTCAATCATAAAGGTCATCAGCTCAATGCACTCCCCGATCAATGGTACAGTGGCATTGTTCAACCCATCGTAAAAGATTTTGATTCAATTGATCAGATAGAAGTTTATAACTCAGTTGATTCAACACAAACTAAAGCTAAAAAAGCATTAGTAGGCAACAAATCATCATTTTTAATTTTAAGTGATGAACAAACAGAAGGACGAGGACGCTTTAATCGCAATTGGAGTTCATCTAAGGGTAAAGGTCTGTGGATGTCTCTAGTATTAAGACCAAATGTTCCATTTGCAATGATTCCTAAATTTAATTTATTTATCGCATTGGGAATTAGGGATGCCATTCAACAATTCTCTAATGATCGTGTAGCAATTAAATGGCCTAATGATATTTACATTGGGAAAAAGAAAATTTGTGGTTTTTTAACTGAAATGGTAGCTAATTATGATGCTATAGAAGCAATTATATGTGGTATAGGTATTAATATGAATCATGTTGAGGACGACTTTAATGATGAAATACGTCACATTGCAACAAGTATGAGGTTGCATGCTGATGATAAAATAAATCGTTATGATTTTCTAAAAATACTACTCTATGAGATTAATAAACGTTATAAACAATTCTTAGAGCAACCATTTGAGATGATTCGAGAAGAATATATTGCAGCAACCAATATGTGGAATCGTCAATTAAGATTTACCGAGAATGGTCACCAATTTATAGGTAAGGCATTTGATATCGACCAAGATGGTTTCTTACTTGTGAAAGATGACGAAGGGAATTTACATCGACTAATGAGTGCAGATATAGATTTATAA